One segment of Erigeron canadensis isolate Cc75 chromosome 2, C_canadensis_v1, whole genome shotgun sequence DNA contains the following:
- the LOC122589702 gene encoding HIPL1 protein-like — protein MMMMMMMMMMIMKNIIFFLATLLLFSHHVLSLPLCTDSRAPLPPKTPLTFCRYNGSSCCDSAQDANLKKQFESMNVSQPACASLLKSILCSRCDPFSAELFTINTVARQVPVLCNSTAANNNFCETVWDTCQDVSITNSPFSPILQGQTPTPSNTTNKITDIWQSKSDFCNVNGAPSAKDSVCFDGEKVSLNITTNSTKSSPGGMCLEKIANGSYLDMVPHTDGSNRAFFSNQKGQIWLATIPDIGSGRVLDIDESNPFLDLTDEVHFDTQFGLMSIALHPNFAQNGRIFASFNCDKSKSPNCAGRCACNSDVNCDPSKLNSDSAAQPCQYQTVVAEYTVNGTATSRASVIPNASPVEVRRIFTMGLPSTSHHAGQIIFGPNDGYLYFMMGDGGAGDPYNFAQNKKSLLGKIMRFDVDNIPSEEDITRLGLWGNYSIPRDNPYIQDKDLQPEIWALGFSNPWRCSFDSERPSYFMCADVGQNDYEEVDVITKNGNYGWRVFEGSSIYTPEQSPGGNTSISSINPIFPVMGYKHSDVNKNEGSASIAGGFFYRSTTDPCLHGSYLYGDLYAHNMWAGVETPENSGNFTSSSISFGCAKESPEPCSLVPGSELPALGYLFSYGQDNSKDVYLLSSSGVYRIVPPSRCGYTCAYENTTSDSNLGPGSPPNSSADILNGSSKGILVLLLFLLGLNY, from the exons atgatgatgatgatgatgatgatgatgatgatcatgaagaacatcatcttcttcttggCAACTTTGCTTCTTTTCAGTCATCATGTTCTTTCACTTCCATTGTGTACAGATTCTA GAGCCCCACTTCCACCCAAGACTCCTTTGACTTTCTGTAGATACAATGGCAGTTCATGCTGTGACTCTGCCCAAGATGCCAATTTAAAGAAGCAGTTTGAATCCATGAATGTGTCTCAACCTGCTTGTGCTTCACTTCTCAAATCTATCCTTTGTTCG AGATGTGATCCATTTTCAGCAGAACTCTTTACAATCAACACTGTTGCTAGACAAGTTCCTGTGCTTTGCAACTCTACTGCTGCCAATAACAACTTTTGTGAAACAGTATGGGATACATGTCAAGATGTATCTATAACAAACTCACCATTTTCACCAATACTACAAGGCCAAACTCCAACTCCTTCAAATACAACCAACAAAATTACTGATATCTGGCAATCCAAATCAGATTTTTGCAATGTAAATGGTGCGCCTTCAGCCAAAGATTCTGTTTGTTTTGACGGAGAAAAAGTAAGCCTGAACATAACTACAAATAGCACCAAATCATCACCAGGTGGTATGTGTTTGGAGAAGATTGCCAATGGTTCCTACCTGGATATGGTGCCTCACACCGATGGTTCAAACCGTGCGTTCTTTTCCAACCAAAAAGGCCAAATTTGGTTGGCTACAATTCCAGACATTGGGTCTGGGCGCGTGTTGGATATAGATGAGTCCAACCCGTTTCTTGATTTGACTGATGAGGTTCATTTTGATACTCAGTTTGGGTTGATGTCAATAGCTTTGCACCCTAACTTTGCACAAAATGGGCGGATCTTTGCTTCGTTTAACTGTGATAAGTCCAAATCACCAAATTGTGCCGGAAGGTGTGCTTGTAATTCTGATGTGAATTGTGATCCTTCTAAGCTAAATTCTGATAGTGCGGCTCAACCCTGCCAATATCAAACTGTGGTGGCAGAATACACTGTTAATGGGACAGCAACCTCTCGGGCATCCGTA ATTCCAAATGCTTCACCAGTGGAAGTGAGGAGGATATTCACAATGGGTCTTCCTTCCACGTCTCACCATGCCGGACAGATTATTTTTGGACCGAATGATGGCTACTTGTATTTCATGATGGGGGATGGTGGTGCTGGCGATCCTTACAATTTTGCACAGAACAAGAAGTCATTGCTTGGCAAGATTATGAGATTCGACGTTGACAACATTCCCA GTGAAGAAGATATTACGCGTCTTGGGCTATGGGGAAACTATTCTATCCCAAGGGATAATCCGTACATCCAAGATAAAGATTTGCAGCCCGAAATATGGGCCTTGGGATTTAGTAACCCGTGGCGTTGCAGCTTTGACTCAGAAAGACCATCTTATTTCATGTGTGCAGACGTAGGCCAG AACGACTATGAAGAGGTGGATGTGATCACTAAAAATGGGAACTACGGGTGGCGAGTTTTTGAAGGAAGCTCCATTTACACCCCTGAACAAAGTCCTGGTGGAAACACATCTATAAGCTCCATAAATCCTATTTTCCCGGTAATGGGATACAAACACTCGGATGTAAACAAGAATGAAGGTTCCGCTTCTATCGCTGGAGGGTTCTTCTATCGGTCTACAACTGACCCGTGCTTGCACGGAAG TTATTTGTATGGCGATCTATACGCTCACAATATGTGGGCAGGTGTTGAGACCCCTGAAAATAGCGGGAATTTCACATCGAGCAGTATTTCGTTTGGCTGTGCCAAGGAATCTCCTGAACCATGTAGTCTTGTCCCAGGAAGTGAACTTCCTGCATTGGGTTACCTCTTTTCATATGGGCAAGATAACAGCAAAGATGTATATTTGTTGTCCAGTAGTGGTGTGTATAGGATTGTTCCTCCAAGCCGTTGTGGGTATACCTGTGCATATGAAAACACGACCTCAGATTCAAACTTGGGTCCTGGATCGCCTCCTAATTCAAGTGCAGACATATTGAACGGTTCATCCAAGGGCATACTAGTGCTTCTATTATTTCTCCTTGGACTGAACTACTAA
- the LOC122589703 gene encoding hydroxyproline O-galactosyltransferase GALT6-like, producing the protein MKRSKVDLLLILKQKRSIHVLIFLGIIYLFMVGLEVPFVSKIVSQEEDNDNRSDSSGFFFSDKMTKKPFVALDSEEELQDKKAPIRPLDFPQIVAKTPSNSRHSRRIREFKVLSSLNFDVNSLNGEPKEGFGGIQKSATEAFSVGKKYWEELESGKLKLPSEKRKNQTRESCPNSIMLSGKVFREKGNIIVLPCGMTLGSHITLVGRPREAHAEQNPKISLLKSGQYLMVSQFMMELQGLKTVDGEDPPRILHFNPRLKGDWSGKPIIEQNTCYRMQWGSAHRCEGWKSRADEETVDGQVKCEKWIRDDDEHTEESKSSWWLNRLIGRTKKVTFDWPYPFAEGKLFVLTLSAGLEGYHVNVDGRHVTSFPYRTGFALEDATGLALNGDIDVNAVYAASLPSTHPSFAPQRHLEMSIKWKAPPLPDGPIDMFIGILSAGNHFAERMAVRKSWMQHNLIKSSHVVARFFVALHARKEVNIELKKEADFFGDIVIVPYMDNYDLVVLKTVAICEYGVHTASAKYIMKCDDDTFVRVDAVLNEANKIGDGKSLYVGNINYYHKPLRYGKWSVTYEEWPEEDYPPYANGPGYILSSDVAEFIAMKFEKHKLKLFKMEDVSMGMWVEQFNTTKSVEYVHSLKFCQFGCIEDYYTAHYQSPRQMLCMWNKLQLHGRPQCCNMR; encoded by the exons ATGAAAAGAAGTAAAGTTGATTTGTTGTTGATTTTGAAGCAAAAAAGATCTATACATGTGCTGATATTTTTAGGGATTATCTATTTGTTTATGGTTGGTTTAGAAGTGCCTTTTGTATCGAAAATAGTTAGTCAAGAAGAAGATAATGATAATAGGAGTGATTCTAGTGGTTTTTTCTTTAGTGATAAAATGACTAAAAAGCCTTTTGTTGCTTTAGATAGTGAAGAGGAGCTACAGGATAAGAAAGCCCCAATTAGACCTTTAGATTTCCCCCAAATAGTTGCAAAAACTCCTTCGAATTCCCGGCATTCGCGGAGAATTCGAGAGTTTAAGGTTTTGtcaagtttgaattttgatgtTAATAGTTTAAATGGTGAACCGAAAGAGGGGTTTGGTGGGATACAAAAGTCTGCAACTGAAGCATTTTCGGTTGGGAAGAAGTATTGGGAAGAACTTGAATCGGGTAAACTTAAGTTACCGTCTGAAAAGAGGAAGAATCAAACTCGGGAGAGTTGTCCGAATTCGATAATGTTATCGGGGAAGGTTTTCCGAGAGAAGGGAAATATTATTGTGCTTCCTTGTGGGATGACATTGGGATCACATATAACACTTGTTGGTAGGCCTAGAGAGGCACATGCAGAGCAGAACCCGAAGATTTCATTGTTGAAATCGGGTCAGTATTTGATGGTTTCACAGTTTATGATGGAGTTACAGGGTTTAAAAACTGTTGATGGGGAAGACCCACCAAGGATTTTGCATTTTAATCCCAGGTTGAAAGGTGATTGGAGCGGAAAGCCCATAATTGAGCAGAATACATGTTATAGGATGCAATGGGGATCTGCTCATAGATGCGAAGGATGGAAATCTAGGGCTGATGAAGAAACTG TTGATGGTCAGGTGAAATGTGAGAAGTGGATCCGTGATGACGATGAACACACAGAAGAGTCAAAATCAAGCTGGTGGTTGAATCGGCTAATAGGTCGAACCAAAAAGGTTACTTTTGACTGGCCTTACCCTTTTGCAGAAGGGAAGCTATTTGTCCTGACTCTTAGTGCAGGATTAGAGGGGTATCATGTTAATGTTGATGGACGACATGTTACTTCGTTTCCTTATCGAACT GGCTTTGCGTTGGAGGATGCCACTGGACTGGCTTTAAATGGAGATATTGATGTGAACGCTGTATATGCTGCTTCCCTACCCTCAACACATCCTAGTTTCGCTCCTCAACGACACCTGGAAATGTCAATCAAGTGGAAGGCCCCACCTCTTCCAGATGGTCCCATTGATATGTTCATTGGCATTCTTTCAGCAGGAAATCATTTTGCTGAACGTATGGCTGTCAGGAAGTCCTGGATGCAGCATAACCTTATTAAGTCGTCACACGTTGTTGCTCGTTTCTTTGTTGCATTG CATGCAAGAAAGGAAGTGAATATTGAGTTGAAGAAAGAAGCAGATTTCTTTGGCGATATCGTGATTGTGCCTTACATGGATAATTATGACCTTGTAGTGTTGAAAACTGTTGCAATATGTGAATACGGG GTTCATACCGCATCCGCCAAGTATATCATGAAATGTGATGACGACACATTTGTTAGAGTTGATGCTGTTCTTAATGAAGCAAATAAAATTGGTGATGGTAAAAGCCTGTATGTGGGAAATATCAATTATTACCATAAACCCCTACGATATGGTAAATGGTCTGTAACGTATGAG GAATGGCCGGAAGAAGATTATCCACCATATGCAAATGGTCCAGGCTACATATTATCATCAGATGTTGCCGAGTTCATTGCAATGAAGTTTGAGAAACATAAATTGAAGTTGTTCAAGATGGAAGATGTGAGTATGGGAATGTGGGTAGAACAATTCAACACCACAAAAAGCGTTGAATACGTTCACAGTTTGAAGTTTTGCCAGTTCGGATGTATAGAAGATTACTATACAGCACATTATCAGTCTCCAAGACAAATGCTTTGCATGTGGAACAAGTTACAGCTCCATGGCCGCCCCCAATGTTGCAACATGAGATGA